Below is a genomic region from Deinococcus sp. YIM 77859.
CCGCCACCTGTCTTCCGGCGGAGATGGATTTTCGTCGGATGGCCGCCCGCGCGGCCACCCGCAGCGCCAACGTGCCGCAGGACCCACTCCTGCAACTGCTCCACCTGCTGATCCCGTTCTGAGGCCAGGGGGCGCACCGCTGGCCGGGGCGGGGTGCTGAAACGGCCACCTCCCGTCGCGCGGCCTCCACTTCGCCAGCCCACACGGCCGCCCGGCTCAGGCCAGGCGCCGGGCCACCGCCTCCACCGCTTTCAGGCCCTGCCCAAAGCGGGCCATCACGTCCCGGTGCTTCTCCAGCTCCCCGTAGGGCAGGTAGCGCACCCCCAGGTCCTGCACCCGGCTGAAGGCGGGGCGGTGCAGTTGCTCGCGCACCTCCGCCTCCCGCCCATCGGGGGCCACCAGGTAGAGACCTTCCACCGCCTGCTCGGGGGCGCCGAGGGCCAGGTCGAGCATCCGCACGATGCCGGAATAGATCGACGTGGTGTGTTCCACCTCGAAGGCGGCCACCACCCGGCCCGAGGGACGCTCCAGCCACAGCACGTCGATCAGCCGCACCGCCTCCGCCCCCGGCGTCCCGGTCAATGCCGCGGGCAGGGTGTCCAGGCAGCCGTCGCCCAGCTTGCCTCCCGCGTATGGGCGGGAGCGGTCGTTCGCGGCGATCCACACGCCAAAGCCCAGCGCCCGGCCCAGGTCCCGCAGCCAGCCCTGCACCTCGGTGTGGGTGCGGTCCCCCTCCCGCGCCGCGGCGAGCGCCCGGCTGGCCGCGGCCGTCTCCTCGCGCACCCGCGCCAGGTCCGCCTGCCAGGCACCCATCGCCGCCCCGTCGTCCTCGCGGGGTGGAGGCGTGTACCGGCCGCTGCCCAGGTCGAACAGCAGCCCCGCCACCGCGCCGAGGTCGTTGGACAGCAGGCCCCGGTGCGTCTCGTTCAGCCGCAGCATCCCCTCTCGCAGCGCCAGGTACTCCTCCCACCGGCCGAGTTTCACCTTCGCGCCGGTGAGGGCGTTGTAGCCGTTCACGATGGCCGTGTTGAAGGGCGGCATGTGGGTGGGGTGGAGGAAGTACAGCAGGTTGGCGGCGGCGGGGCCCAGCCCCTTGATGGCCCGGCGGTCGAGGTCGCGGATCGCGCGGATCAGGTCGTCGGCGCCGTTGCAGCACGCGCAGGTGTCCAGGAAGCGCCCGAAGGCCCGCTGGTGGTCGGGGTTCTCGTAGATGTCGGGGATGCGCAGCTTGGGCTTCCACAGGAAGGCGTGGTCGGCACCCTTGAAAATCTGGCGCTGCTCGGCGATGGAGTGCACCACCGTCTCCAGCGAGGAGCCGCGGTACTGGGTGCCGAACGTGCCTGCTTCGATCTCCTTCACCACCGTCTGGAGGCCGCGGCGGATCGAGCGGAAATTCTTGAGGCGCTCCTCCCACAGGAACCAGGTGCGGTACGAGGCCCCGGGGTCATCGCGCCAGCGGCGGATCAGGGTGTCGAGGGCGGCCGTCATAGCGTGTTCCTCAGGTCGTTCACGGTTGCTGCTGACGTTATGTCAGGCAGCTTCACCCAGCGCTCCAGTACTGCCCCGTGCCAAGCTGGCGCTCTCGGCTGGGCCTTACCCCCCCTTGAGGGACAAGCCCAGCACGTCGCAGGGCGCGCTCTCCAGATCCTGATCGACCCCCAGGTAAACTTCCGTGGTCTGGATGCTGGCGTGCCCCAAGGAGAGCTGAATCTGGTCGATCGGGGCCCCGCCCTTGTGCGCCAGCTTGGCAAAGGTGCGGCGCAGGTCGTGGGGGGCGAGCCGCACGCCCTCCAGGTCCTCTGGGGTGAGGTGATCGTGCCCGAGCTGGCGGCCATACTTGCGCACGATCAGGGCCACCGCCTCGTGGGAGAGCCGCTGGCGAGCCAGGACGTGCTCCCCCCGGGGTGCCGTAGGGCGGAAGACGTGCCCGGTGGACAAGCCCGCCGTGCGGGTCCAGGCGTCCACCGCCGCCTTGCACCAAGCGGGCATCGGCACGGTTCTGGTTCTGCCATGCTTCCCGGTGAGATCAAGGATCACCCAGCGCCCCTCCCGCTGCTGAAGGTGGGCGAAAGTCAGGCCGACGAGTTCCGAGCGCCGCAGCCCGCACCCGAGCAGGACGGCGAGGATGGCCCGGTCGCGCAGGCCCCGCAGCGTCGTGGTATCCGGCGCGAGGAGCAGGGCCTGGGCCTTGCTGAGCCAGGTGCCGCTTCGCCGTCCCTGCTGCTTGACGCCCTTCACCCGCGCGATGGTCTCCGCCTCGAAGGCCCCGAGCAGCCCATTGTCGGCGGCCTCACGCACCAGCTTGCGGAGGGCCGAGAGCCGGATATTGATGCTGGAAGGGGAGAGGCCCTGCTCGACGAGCAGCGCCACGTGGCGCTGCTCGACCGCCTTGCTGAGTGGCGGCCGTCCCTGCTCCTCCCACCAAACGAAGAAGTCGGTCAGGGCCTTCTTGTAGGCGGCTTTGGTCAGGGGCGAGGTGACGGAATCGAGGACCAGTTGGATCGGATCGAGGGCCGCCTGGGCGGATTGGGCAACGAGGGTCACGGAGGCTCCTTCTCCTCGTTATCCTCTGCATTTCAACGCGCCTCTGCAAGGGGGCAGCGGTGAGAGATCACAAGGTCTCCCACCGCTTCAGGGGAAGCTATGCTGCTGTCGCGGGGCCGGAAGATGGACCGCTGGGGCGCCGTGAAGGATCGCAGGAGGGTAGGGTGGCGCGTGAGCGGGACAGGTTGACGTTCCTCAAGCAGTTTCCCCACGACGAACCCGGCGTGGAGGGGGCCCGGTTCTTTGCCGCGTACCTGGACTGCCTGCCGCCTGAAGCGGTGTGCGAACTGGTGGACACGGGGTTTCAGCGGCGCGCGGAAGAGCGGCGTGCGGTGCTGCGCCGGTTGAAACGCAACCTGGAGGTGGGGGTGACGCCACGCCACGAGAGAATGTTGGATGACGTTCTGGAGCGGCTTCCGGGGTTGCTGTACAGGCAGCAGGAGCAGGCGTATCTGTTCCTGTTTGAGTTGATGGACCTGTTGCCCGAACGGCACCGGCAGCGGACGCTGGCGTTGGCGCTGGGCTCGTCCCGCCGTGGACAGCGGGAGCGGGCGTACGGTCCGCTGCTCAAGGTCTGGGACGACCGGTTCTCCGCTGCCCTGGTCCACAATATGGAAGTCCATGGAGACTTCGGGGCGGCGGCTGTCGCGGTGGAGTGTTGGCCGGTCGAGGAACTGTTCGCACGCCGCGCCCTGATTGAGCCGCTGGTCCAGCGGTCCAAAGCTTTTAACCGGTTGTATTTGCGTTTGGCGTCGGTGAATCTGGACGTGATCGAGTCCCTGCGGATGACACACCCGGTGACGTACGCGGTGCTGCTGGTGCGGTTGGGGCGGGCGTTGCGTCCAGACGAAGCGCTGGCAATGTACCAGGCGAACGAGAATCCCGATGTGTCGTATCTATGGCTATGGTGTTTCGGGCGGATGGGCCTGTGGGACGTGATCGATGCCGTGCATCACCTGGAACGGACAGAGCAGCGGCATATGGCACTGCTGCGGGCGCAAAACGGCTCAGCACTTGGGCTGGACACTTCCGTAGAGGAGGAAGGGCCATGATGGGTTGCAGCGAGGCTCTTCAGGTATAGAGGGAAGCCTTCTTAAAAAGGATGTCTAGCTCATTCTGCTCAGCTTCGCCTAGCCCTTTTGCGGGAGGGGAGCACCAGGGGTCGATGTCGCCGCGGCCTGTCCACCTACCCTTGCTGGACAAGGGAAATTTTGCTATCTTGGGAGCACTAGGGTATGCGCTGAACCGGGAAACCGTTGTGCTCTAGTCCCGCCCGCCAGGGCTTCCACCCAAGTGTGGTTATACCCAAG
It encodes:
- a CDS encoding tyrosine-type recombinase/integrase; this translates as MTLVAQSAQAALDPIQLVLDSVTSPLTKAAYKKALTDFFVWWEEQGRPPLSKAVEQRHVALLVEQGLSPSSINIRLSALRKLVREAADNGLLGAFEAETIARVKGVKQQGRRSGTWLSKAQALLLAPDTTTLRGLRDRAILAVLLGCGLRRSELVGLTFAHLQQREGRWVILDLTGKHGRTRTVPMPAWCKAAVDAWTRTAGLSTGHVFRPTAPRGEHVLARQRLSHEAVALIVRKYGRQLGHDHLTPEDLEGVRLAPHDLRRTFAKLAHKGGAPIDQIQLSLGHASIQTTEVYLGVDQDLESAPCDVLGLSLKGG